A genomic window from Aethina tumida isolate Nest 87 chromosome 4, icAetTumi1.1, whole genome shotgun sequence includes:
- the LOC109605022 gene encoding uncharacterized protein LOC109605022: MKFAIVVAAMFSLICTVTSFGGSEDRFIKKYAMMKIYESCFGPEVVKQIRKEMKLACAKCAAYETPAAPPAPPQPPAPSPTQDEGTLPENALYSGGPPSFDVEKLHQAILAYRPGATFPPQGAAAFRPYQGFYGPAFAPQGYQPNPLMYPGYQQLPFSPYSFPIVGQSYYGHRMSRDMDIRGQLEALTSRMSGRVRNVTCVMQELGYLDENLEPNFEKISERIGNLPVSDELKRDMQDGVSFCQQFSQCVPEVKKEKSPLSRELIRPMFFFKCYKHKKLEACIMKDVREKYSGVSDEDFDGDVEIRRQGKAAKLNKDDEIDDLAASMYEFLYASDSNFDLESIL; the protein is encoded by the exons atgaagTTCGCTATTGTGGTGGCGGCGATGTTTTCGCTGATCTGCACCGTTACGTCGTTCGGAGGCAGCGAGGACAGGTTCATCAAGAAGTACGCGATGATGAAG ATTTACGAGAGCTGCTTTGGCCCAGAAGTGGTGAAGCAGATACGCAAAGAGATGAAACTGGCTTGCGCTAAGTGTGCGGCGTATGAGACTCCGGCGGCACCTCCGGCTCCGCCACAGCCTCCGGCACCTTCGCCAACACAAGACGAAGGAACACTCCCAGAAAATGCCCTTTATAGCGGCGGCCCACCGTCCTTCGACGTCGAAAAGCTGCACCAAGCCATTCTGGCCTACAGACCT GGTGCGACTTTCCCACCTCAAGGGGCGGCGGCCTTTAGGCCGTACCAAGGGTTCTACGGCCCAGCTTTCGCTCCCCAAGGATACCAACCCAATCCTCTTATGTACCCAGGATATCAGCAGCTTCCGTTCTCCCCCTACAGCTTCCCAATTGTAGGACAATCTTATTACGGACACAGAATGTCG AGGGACATGGATATCAGAGGCCAACTGGAGGCTTTAACATCGAGGATGAGCGGTAGAGTAAGAAACGTGACCTGCGTCATGCAGGAGTTGGGCTATTTGGATGAAAATCTGGAACCAAACTTCGAAAAGATCAGCGAAAGAATCGGCAACCTTCCAGTGAGCGACGAACTAAAAAGAGACATGCAGGACGGCGTCAGCTTCTGCCAACAATTTTCG CAATGCGTCCCCGAagtgaaaaaagaaaagtcACCACTCTCGAGGGAATTGATCCGTCCCATGTTCTTCTTCAAGTGCTACAAGCACAAGAAATTGGAGGCTTGCATCATGAAGGATGTGAGGGAAAAGTACTCCGGAGTTTCCGATGAGGATTTCGACGGCGACGTGGAGATTAGAAGGCAAGGCAAGGCGGCCAAGTTGAACAAGGACGACGAAATAGATGATTTGGCCGCTTCGATGTATGAATTTTTGTACGCCAGCGACAGTAATTTCGATTTAGAGAGTATCTTATAA